The genomic DNA TACCCTCGGCACCCCGGTGGAAGACGACGTCGTCATCTACCAGGAGGACGACATTGCCATGTGGACCGGCTTTGACCTTTCCGCAGACCGCCGGCAGCTGCTCATCGGCATCAGCAGCTCCGAGTACAGCGAGTACCGGGTGCTGGACTTTGATGATCCCGCGGACACCGTCCGCGTGCTGATTCCGCGCAGTGAACGGATTCTTTACGAAGCCGAACCGCTCACTGTGGACGGGCGCCGTCAGTACCTGCTCACGCACAACCACGGGGCCCTGAACTCAATGCTTTCCCTGGTTGCGGAGGAGGAATTCGCTAAGCCGCTGGCCGATCAGCACTGGCAGACCGTCATTGCCCACGACGACACCGTGCGGGTCAACGGCGCCGCCGTAACCCGGACCCATGTGCTCGTCTCCGTCCGCAAGGACACAACGGAACGCGTTCAGATCCTCCCCTTGGAAGGCCTCGGCACTCCCGCCCAGGCGCCTGCGGTGGAACCGGCCTTCGACGAGGAGCTGTACACCGCCAACCTAGCGAACGCGGAATTCGATTCCCCGATCATCCGGCTCAGCTACACCTCCTTCCTCACCCCGCCGCGGGTTTACGACTACGTCCTGTCCACCGGTGACCTGGAACTGCGGAAGCAGACGCCGGTCAAGGGCGGCTACCGTTCCGAGGACTACGTGGCCGAACGTGAATGGGCGACGGCGGCGGACGGCACCCGCATTCCGCTCTCGGTCATCCGCCGGGCGGATCTGCGCCGGGACGGCAGCAACCCGGCACTGGTTTACGCCTACGGAAGCTATGAAGTGAGCATGGATCCCGGCTTCAATGTTGCCCGGTTGTCCCTGCTGGACCGCGGCGTGGTCTACGTGGTGGCCCACATCCGCGGCGGCGGCGAGATGGGCCGGGCCTGGTACGACGACGGCAAGAAGCTGAACAAAAAGAACACCTTCACGGACTTCGTGGATGCCACGGACTGGGTCGCGGCGTCGGGCTGGGCGGATCCGGGCCGGATCGCCGCCATGGGCGGCTCGGCCGGCGGGCTGCTGATGGGCGCAGTAGCGAACCTGGCACCGGAGAAATACCGGGCCATTGTGGCGCAGGTGCCGTTTGTGGATGCCCTGACCTCCATCCTGGATCCGGACCTGCCGCTCTCGGCTCTCGAGTGGGAGGAATGGGGCAACCCCATCACCGACCCCGAGGTGTACCGGTACATGAAGGAATACACCCCCTACGAAAACATCCGCGCCGTGGACTATCCGAAGATCGCAGCTGTCACCAGCTTTAATGACACCCGCGTCCTGTACGTGGAGCCGGCCAAATGGGTGGCGCAGCTGCGGGAAACCTCCACCGGGTCAGAACCCATCGTGCTCAAGATCGAAATGGACGGCGGCCACGGCGGGGCCTCCGGCCGGTACGAGGCATGGAAGGACCGGGCGTGGGACTACGCCTTCATCCTCGCCGCCCTCGGTGCGCGGGACCTGCTGCCGGCGGCCGCGCGCGAGGACGCCGCGTAGGCGAACGGGACATTCTGCGTAGCCCGCATCGCCGAGCGAGGAACGAGCGAGGTGTCTAAGGGCGGCGGAATGTCCCGGTAGCCTAGGCGGAGTGCCGGATCACCAGTTCCGGCGGGTACACCGCCGGTTCCAGCCGGGAGCCGGGCTCCTCGATTTCCTGCAGCAGCATCTCGGAGGCACGCCGGGCCATTTCGATCATGGGGTTTATGACGGTGGTCAGGCCCGGGGTGCTGGACGCGGCAAGCTGGTGGTTGTCATAGCCCACCAGCGCCACATCGCCGGGCACGGAAAGACCCCGCTCGCGCAGCACGTTCAGCACACCCAGGGCCATAAGATCCGACGCCGCGAAGATGGCGTCGATGTCCGGATTAGTGTCCAGCAGCCTGGCCGCTGCGGCCGCACCGCCCTCGGTGGTGAACTGGCCGCTTTCCATTCCCGCCGGTGCCAGGCCCGCTTCTGCCAGCCCTGCCCGCCATCCTTCGGTCCGGTCCTGGGCCGCGGTCATGTCCGCCGGTCCCGTGACAGTGGCAATGCGGCGGTAGCCCCGCTCCATCAGGTGCCGGGCAGCAAGCAGTCCTCCGGTGCGGTTGTCCGTGTCCACGAACACCAATCCGTCCCGGTCCTGCCAGGGGCGTCCGATAAAAACGGCCGGCAGGGGCGCATCCGCCAGCTGGGTTTCCAAGGCGTCCGCCTTGTGGTGGGAGACCACAATGGCTCCGTCCACGTGTCCGCTGCGCAGGTAGCGGATGATCTGCCCTTCCTTCTCGCCCTGCCGGGCAATCAGCAGCACCAGCTGGACTTCCGTGTCCTTCAGCGACTCCGTGATGCCGTTCAGCGTCATGGCGAAGAAGGGGTCCACCAGCACCCGGCCGTCCGGTTCCGGAATGACGAGGGCAATGGAATCGGCGCGGCTGGTGGCGAGGGACCGGGCCGCACGGTTGGGGGTGAACCCCAACTCACCAATGGCCGCATCAATGGCGGCCTGAGTCTGGGCGCTCACCCGTGCCCCGCCGTTAATCGCCCGCGAAACAGTGGAGCGGGAGACACCGGAAAGCGCCGCCACGTCCTCCAGCGTAGGGCTGGCCCTGCGGGGTTTGACCGGCGCGGTGCGGGTGCCGGGGTCCAAGCTGCTCACCCTACCGACGATACGACATGGGACCCCGCTCCGGAGGACCGTTCCGGCAACTCGTTGGCACGGGCAACTTCGGCGAACCACCGGCCGCTGGCCTTTGGCGTTCGCTGCTGCGTGGCATAGTCCACATGGACTATGCCGAACCGTTTCGCGTAGCCCCAGGCCCATTCGAAGTTGTCCATCAGTGACCAGGCAAAGTAGCCGCGGACATCCACACCGTCCGCTGCCGCCTGTTGGACCGCGGCCAGGTGCGCTTCGATAAACCCCAGCCGGTCCTCGTCCCGGACCACGCCGTCCACCACCTCGTCGTCGTCGAACGCCGCACCGTTTTCCGTGATGTACAGCTTCACGCCGGCCGGGCCGGTGTATTCGCGCTGCAGCCGCATCAGCAGCCGATGCAGGCCCTCAGGCTGGATTTCCCAGCCCATGTTGGTCACCGGCAGCCCGCGCGGCACGGTGTATACACCGTCCGCGGCGGGATACGGGCTGGCCGTGGGCCGTGCAGAGGGAGCGGCAGTGGTAATGGCCACCGCCGGTTCGGTTTTGGTCACCGCCTCACCGTGGTAATAATTCACACCGAGGAAGTCGATGGGGGTGCTGATCGCGGCCAGGTCGCCGTCGCGAATATGGCCCTGGAGCCCGTAGGGCGCCAGATCCGCCAGCACATCCTCGGGATACTGGCCACGGAACACCGGGTCGGCAAAGACCCGGTTGAACTGACCGTCAATGCGGCGGGCAGCGTCCACGTCATCCGGGTTCTGCGGATCCAGCGGATCAGCAACCGTGAAGTTCAGGGTCAGCCCCAGCTCCAGCGCTGCATCCCGTGCCCGCAGTTCCTGCGCGGCCAGCCCGTGGGCGAGCAGGAGGTGGTGGTTGGCGGCAACGGCCTGCGACCGGTCCTGCAGCCCCGGCGCATGTTCCCCGCTGGCATAGCCCACGTAGGCCGAGCACCACGGCTCGTTCAGGGTGGTCCAGGCCTGCACCCTGTCCCCCAGGACATCGTGGACGCTGAGCGCATACTCGGCAAAGCGGTAGGCGGTGTCGCGGTTGGCCCAGCCGCCGGCGTCCTGCAGTGCCTGCGGCAGGTCCCAGTGGTAGAGCGTCAGCCAGGGTTTGATTCCGGCGTCCAGCAGTTTGTCGGTGAGCCGGCTGTAGAAGTCCAGGCCCGCGGGGTTCACGGCACCGCCGTCGGGCCGGATCCGCGCCCAGGAGGTCGAGAACCGGTAGGAGGCCAGATTCAGGGACTGCATGAGCGCTACGTCCTCGTCGAGTCGGTGGTAATGGTCGCAGGCAACGTCTCCGTTGTCGCCGTTGGCCACGGCACCGGGAACCCGGGCGAAGGTGTCCCAGATGGAGTCCTTCCTGCCGTCCTCGGAGGCTGCCCCCTCCACCTGGTAGGCAGCGGTGGCCGCGCCCCACAGGAACCCCGGGGGGAACTGGCCGTTGTTGTTCTGCGTCATCCTTTGACCGCTCCCTGCATGATTCCTGCAACCAGGTGCCGTCCGGCGACGGCGAAGACAATAAACAGCGGAATGGTGGAAAGCACCACACCGGCAAGCACCACCGAGTAATCCACGAAGCGCGCCGACTGAAGCTGGGACAGCGCCACGGGCAGGGTGGGGTTTTGGGCGTTGAGCACAATGAACGGCCAGAAGAAGTTGGTCCATGTGGCCACGAAGGTAAACAGCGCCAGCATGGCGGCTGCCGGACGGCCCGCCGGCAGGGCTACATGCCAGAACGCCTGCCACATGTTCGCGCCGTCCATCCGGACGGCTTCGATGAGCTCATCGGGCAGCGCGTCCCGCAGATACTGCGTCATCCAGAACACTCCGAACGCGGTGACGAGGCCCGGAACAATAACCGCCCCCATGGTGCCGGTCCAACCCAGCTTCGACATCACGATGAACAGGGGAACCACACCCAGCTGTGTGGGCACGGCCATGGTGGCGACGACGAACACCAGCAGCACCTTGCTGCCCCGGAACCGCAGCTTGGCGAAGGCGAAACCTGCCAGCGAGGAGAAGATCACCACGGACGCTGCCGTCACCGTGGACACCAGGACGCTGTTGCCCAGCGCCTTCCAGAACGGAATGCTGTCCAGCACGGTGGCGGCGTTGATAAAGAAGTTGCCGCCCGGCAGCAGGGTCATGCCCGAGGCCAGGGCGTCGCTGTCGTGGCTGGCCACCAGGACGGACCAGAGAATGGGAAGCGCCGAACCGAGGATCACCGCTCCCAGCAGCCCGTAGGTCAGGAACCCGGGCCGCCGGTTGTAGCCGCCGGTTTTCCGGCCGCGTCCCGGGCGCCCGGGCCGCGGCGGGCGTGCCCCGGTCCGTTCCCGGCGTCGTTTGGCCGCGTCGGCGGCCTTCCGGCCGGCGGTTTGTTCAACCATGGGTACGGAAGTCATCTGCGTCCTCCCTGAGTGGCGATCCGTCTGGTGATGAGGAAATTGAGGGCGGCGATGATGACGATGATGACGAACAGCAGCCAGGCGACCGCCGAGGCGCGTCCGAAGCTGCGCTGGCCCCAGCCCATTTCCCAGATGTACATGGTCAGGGTCTGCCATTGCCGGTCCGCCCCGCCGAGTCCGGTGATGTCAAAGACCCGCGGCTCGTCGAAGATCTGAAGACCGCCGATGGTGGCGGTGATGACCACGAAAATGATGGTGGGCCGCAGCATCGGCACGGTCACCGAGATGAACTGGCGCCAGCGGCTGGCGCCGTCAATGATGGCGGCCTCGTACATGTCCCGGGGAACCGCCTGCATGGCGGCGAGGAAGATCAGGGCGTTGTATCCGGTCCAGCGGAAGTTCACCATGGTGGCAATGGCTGCGTGGCTGGCCAGCTGGTTGGAGTGCCATCCCACCGGGTCCAGGCCCACGGCCAGGAGCAGGGCGTTGATGGTGCCGGAATCATCGGCGAAGAGCCGGTTGAAGATCAGGCCCACGGCCACCGGGGCCACGATGTAGGGCACCAGCACGCCCATCCGCCAGAAGGTCTTGGCGCGCAGGTTCGCGTCCAGGACCGCTGCGATGGCGATGGCGATGATGATCTGCGGAACGGCGGAGATCAGGAAGATGCTGAAGGTGTTGCCCACGGCATTCCAGAAATAAGGCTGCGACAGGATAAACGTGTAGTTCTCCGCGCCCACGAAACCCTGGTTGCCGCCGATGAGGCTCCAGTTGTGCAGTGAAACCCAGCCCGTGTAAATGAGCGGGAAAAGGCCCACAATGCCAAAAAGGATGAAGAACGGCGAGATGTAGAGGTAGGGGGAGACTTTCACGTCCCAGCGGGCGAGCTTGCTGCGGAACCCGATCCTGCGGACCGGCGTGCGCACCGGCGGCGGCTTGACGGCGACAGCCATGGCTATCTTCCTAACGTTCAAGGGGAAAGAAGTTGGTTCCGGTGCCTGTGGCGCCCTTCCCGCGGGACTACGCGCGGGCGGCGGCCACAGGCACCGGAGGTTTGGGGGCTACTGCAGGGCGTTGACCCCGGTCACGAACTTCTCCCAGGAGGAGGCCGCGTCATCGGTCTTGACCACGTCTACGCGGTTCAGTGCCTGCTGCATGGCGTCATTGATGGGGAAGTACTTCTCGCCCTTGAAGGGCGTCACGGTGACGGCCTCCGCACGTTCGGCCAGGATTTCTCCCACCGGCGCATCGTTGAAGAACTCGTTGGTGGAGCTCAGCAGGGTTTCGGATTCCAGCGCTTCGGTCTGGCTGGGGAAGGTGCCCTTGGCTTCGAAGGCCTTGATCTGCTGCTCGGGGGCGGTCAGCCACTGTGCCAGCTTGATGGCTTCTTCCTGGTTCTTGCCCTGTGTGGGCACGGTCAGGTAGGAGCCGCCCCAGTTGCCGCCGCCGCCCGGGAAGACGTTGGCGATGTCCCAGCCTTCGACGCCGGCGGCGTTGCCTTCAATGCTGCCCAGCATCCAGCCCGGGCAGAAGGTGGTGGCAAAGGCGCCGCTCTGGAAGCCTGCCTTGTAGTCATCCGACCAGAGTTCCAGGTGGGCGGAGAGGCCCTTGTCCACGGAATTCTCCAGGACCTGGTTGTAAATGTCTTTTACTTCCTGGTTCTCGGTGGCGATGACGGTTCCGTCATTTTCCTCGTAGGCGTTCTCCACCTGGTTGATCATGGCCTGGTAGGTGGCCATGGCCGAGTCATACCAGGCGACGTCGGAGGCCGCGGTGAACTTCTCGCCCACCTCGAAGTAGTGGTCCCAGTCGCCTTCCAGCAGGGCTGCGACTTCCTCGCGGTCGGTCGGCAGTCCGGCAGCGGCGAAGAGATCCGAGCGGTAGCAGATGGCTTCCGGACCGATGTCGGTGCCGTAGCCGATGAGTTTGCCGTCCTCGGTGGTTGCGCCTTCGGTTTTCCACTCCAGCCAGCGGTCTTCCACCTCGGGGCTGGCCAGATCAGCGAATTGGTCCGGGTACTGCTTGAGCTCGGGCAGCCAGTCCACCTCGATACCCTCGATGTCCGAAAGGCCCGAGCCGGCAGCGAGCTTGGTGCTCAGGTTGTCGCGGGCAATGTTGGACGTGGCCTTTTTGTCATGAACGATCTTCACGTCGGGGTTGGCGTCCATGTACTCCTCGAACAGGTCCTCGTACCCGAACTCGTTGAAGGTACTGACGCTGAGCGTCACCTGGCCGTCTTCTCCGGCTGCTCCGTCATCTCCGCCGCCGCAGGCGGTCAGGAGAAGGGCTGCAGCTGCAACAGATGCGGCAACTGCGGGACCGCGGCGGCGCGCACGGGCGGCCAATGTCGGTTTGGTACTCATTGCTGACTCCTTTGTCTGTGACGAGTGCACGAGTGCGTCCGCGGTTTTCCGCGCCTGCCGTGCCGATGCCTAACGGATGCGCCCTGTGTGCCCGGATCGGCGGTGACGCCTGGTGGTGGGAGCGCTCCCACAAGCAATGCCTAAATGCTGGTGTGTGACAGATCACAAGTCAAGTGGGAGCGCTCCCATAACGACGGTCAAAAAAAGCGCATTGGTATACGTGCAGGTCAGACGGCATATTGGCGTCCAGCCTGTTATCCAATCGTTACCGGCAAACACGCCGGAAGAGCGGTTGGCTGGCACTGGGGGCACCGACCATGACTGGAGAAGCGGGCGCCGGCCACGGTGCATCCAGAGGTATGCCGAACCTTGCGGCGGGGGTGGGGTGGGGAGATACAGGGCGTTCCGGTCGGTGTCCAAGCGGGCCCGAAGGCGACGCTCCACGCAGCCAGGCAGGAAAAGGGCCCCGGGGACCACAACCGAGAACCTGCCTCGAGCCCGAGACCGATGAAGGCCCGCACCAAAAGGGCAGTGAGCCGGCCCGAATGGCAGCGAAACCGGTAGGTGTGGAGGGAACCGGGCCGGGCTTCGGGCTTCGGGCTTCGGGCTTCAGGCTTCAGGCTTCAGGCTTCAGGCTTCAGGCTTCAGGCTTCAGGCTTCAGGCTTCAGGCTTCAGGCTTCAGGCTTCAGGCTTCAGGCTTCAGGCTCAGTCTGCCGAACCGGCGCCTTCGACCTTCGGTTTGGGCCCGGCGAACCGGCGGCCATCAGTGGCCGCTGCATGCCGGGCCGGACGCCCTGCGGACTCTCCTGCGGATCCTGCAGAACCGGCGGACCCGCGCACGGCCTGACCGGAAGCAGTAGTGGGAGCGGAGGTTTCGGCTGCGTTGAGAGCGGTGGGAGCGGCAGCATCAGGTGCCTGTCCGCTACCGGCAGCGGACCCGGCGGGAGCGACCGACTCGGCGGGAGCGACGGACCCGGCGGGCTCGCCGTCGTCCTTGGTGGCGGCCTTATGGGACTGGCGCAGCACCTCGAACACGATCGGGATCACGGAGAGCACCACTACGCCCACGAAGATCAGATCCAGGTTTTCCCGGACAAAGGGCACGCGGTCCCCCAGTACGTACCCGAGCATGGTGACTCCCACGCCCCAGAGGAAGGCACCA from Arthrobacter zhangbolii includes the following:
- a CDS encoding extracellular solute-binding protein → MSTKPTLAARARRRGPAVAASVAAAALLLTACGGGDDGAAGEDGQVTLSVSTFNEFGYEDLFEEYMDANPDVKIVHDKKATSNIARDNLSTKLAAGSGLSDIEGIEVDWLPELKQYPDQFADLASPEVEDRWLEWKTEGATTEDGKLIGYGTDIGPEAICYRSDLFAAAGLPTDREEVAALLEGDWDHYFEVGEKFTAASDVAWYDSAMATYQAMINQVENAYEENDGTVIATENQEVKDIYNQVLENSVDKGLSAHLELWSDDYKAGFQSGAFATTFCPGWMLGSIEGNAAGVEGWDIANVFPGGGGNWGGSYLTVPTQGKNQEEAIKLAQWLTAPEQQIKAFEAKGTFPSQTEALESETLLSSTNEFFNDAPVGEILAERAEAVTVTPFKGEKYFPINDAMQQALNRVDVVKTDDAASSWEKFVTGVNALQ
- a CDS encoding GH1 family beta-glucosidase, whose product is MTQNNNGQFPPGFLWGAATAAYQVEGAASEDGRKDSIWDTFARVPGAVANGDNGDVACDHYHRLDEDVALMQSLNLASYRFSTSWARIRPDGGAVNPAGLDFYSRLTDKLLDAGIKPWLTLYHWDLPQALQDAGGWANRDTAYRFAEYALSVHDVLGDRVQAWTTLNEPWCSAYVGYASGEHAPGLQDRSQAVAANHHLLLAHGLAAQELRARDAALELGLTLNFTVADPLDPQNPDDVDAARRIDGQFNRVFADPVFRGQYPEDVLADLAPYGLQGHIRDGDLAAISTPIDFLGVNYYHGEAVTKTEPAVAITTAAPSARPTASPYPAADGVYTVPRGLPVTNMGWEIQPEGLHRLLMRLQREYTGPAGVKLYITENGAAFDDDEVVDGVVRDEDRLGFIEAHLAAVQQAAADGVDVRGYFAWSLMDNFEWAWGYAKRFGIVHVDYATQQRTPKASGRWFAEVARANELPERSSGAGSHVVSSVG
- a CDS encoding S9 family peptidase translates to MTTPQPPVAKKVPTERTHHGDTFVDNYEWLREKESPEVVAHLTAENEYTAAVTADQEELRNRIFEEIRNRTEETDLSVPARKKGWWYYTRTEEGKQYAIHCRTAARDTGDLAADWTPPSVLPGVPVEGEQILIDGNAEAEGKPFFSLGGLAVTEDGHLLAYSEDNAGDERFTLRIKDLRTGDLLPDSIPNVFYSLAFSPDGNRVFYTVVDDSWRPYQVKAHTLGTPVEDDVVIYQEDDIAMWTGFDLSADRRQLLIGISSSEYSEYRVLDFDDPADTVRVLIPRSERILYEAEPLTVDGRRQYLLTHNHGALNSMLSLVAEEEFAKPLADQHWQTVIAHDDTVRVNGAAVTRTHVLVSVRKDTTERVQILPLEGLGTPAQAPAVEPAFDEELYTANLANAEFDSPIIRLSYTSFLTPPRVYDYVLSTGDLELRKQTPVKGGYRSEDYVAEREWATAADGTRIPLSVIRRADLRRDGSNPALVYAYGSYEVSMDPGFNVARLSLLDRGVVYVVAHIRGGGEMGRAWYDDGKKLNKKNTFTDFVDATDWVAASGWADPGRIAAMGGSAGGLLMGAVANLAPEKYRAIVAQVPFVDALTSILDPDLPLSALEWEEWGNPITDPEVYRYMKEYTPYENIRAVDYPKIAAVTSFNDTRVLYVEPAKWVAQLRETSTGSEPIVLKIEMDGGHGGASGRYEAWKDRAWDYAFILAALGARDLLPAAAREDAA
- a CDS encoding carbohydrate ABC transporter permease encodes the protein MTSVPMVEQTAGRKAADAAKRRRERTGARPPRPGRPGRGRKTGGYNRRPGFLTYGLLGAVILGSALPILWSVLVASHDSDALASGMTLLPGGNFFINAATVLDSIPFWKALGNSVLVSTVTAASVVIFSSLAGFAFAKLRFRGSKVLLVFVVATMAVPTQLGVVPLFIVMSKLGWTGTMGAVIVPGLVTAFGVFWMTQYLRDALPDELIEAVRMDGANMWQAFWHVALPAGRPAAAMLALFTFVATWTNFFWPFIVLNAQNPTLPVALSQLQSARFVDYSVVLAGVVLSTIPLFIVFAVAGRHLVAGIMQGAVKG
- a CDS encoding LacI family DNA-binding transcriptional regulator, with translation MSSLDPGTRTAPVKPRRASPTLEDVAALSGVSRSTVSRAINGGARVSAQTQAAIDAAIGELGFTPNRAARSLATSRADSIALVIPEPDGRVLVDPFFAMTLNGITESLKDTEVQLVLLIARQGEKEGQIIRYLRSGHVDGAIVVSHHKADALETQLADAPLPAVFIGRPWQDRDGLVFVDTDNRTGGLLAARHLMERGYRRIATVTGPADMTAAQDRTEGWRAGLAEAGLAPAGMESGQFTTEGGAAAAARLLDTNPDIDAIFAASDLMALGVLNVLRERGLSVPGDVALVGYDNHQLAASSTPGLTTVINPMIEMARRASEMLLQEIEEPGSRLEPAVYPPELVIRHSA
- a CDS encoding carbohydrate ABC transporter permease, encoding MAVAVKPPPVRTPVRRIGFRSKLARWDVKVSPYLYISPFFILFGIVGLFPLIYTGWVSLHNWSLIGGNQGFVGAENYTFILSQPYFWNAVGNTFSIFLISAVPQIIIAIAIAAVLDANLRAKTFWRMGVLVPYIVAPVAVGLIFNRLFADDSGTINALLLAVGLDPVGWHSNQLASHAAIATMVNFRWTGYNALIFLAAMQAVPRDMYEAAIIDGASRWRQFISVTVPMLRPTIIFVVITATIGGLQIFDEPRVFDITGLGGADRQWQTLTMYIWEMGWGQRSFGRASAVAWLLFVIIVIIAALNFLITRRIATQGGRR